In the genome of Chryseobacterium arthrosphaerae, one region contains:
- a CDS encoding CTP synthase, giving the protein MSKKNTKYIFVTGGVTSSLGKGIVSASLGLLLKSRGFNVTIQKLDPYINIDPGTLNPYEHGECYVTEDGAETDLDLGHYERYLDAPTSQNNNVTTGKIYQTVIEKERKGDFLGKTVQVIPHITNEIKRRIKILSKQNYDIIITEIGGTVGDIESLPYIETVRQLKWELGENNSMVIHLTLLPYLASSGELKTKPSQHSVRQLMESGIMADVLVCRTEHKIPKDQRAKLAQFCNVPLENVIECKDMETIYEVPMYLQKQNFDDVVLKELDLKSDKDADLKDWKTFVKKFQNPKKTVEIALVGKYVSLQDSYISIAEAFKHAGADLETEVKVRWVYSGDITEENIKEVLKGVNGILVAPGFGDRGIEGKVLTAKYARENKIPMLGICLGMQIMTIEFARNVLGHTKANSMEFDTATPDPVISLMEEQKNVVDKGGTMRLGAWKCALKNGSRLNDIYGSKNISERHRHRYEFNSDYLQEFEKNGFLATGTNPETGLVEALELPDHPFYVGVQYHPEYKSTVATPHPLFRAFIKACEKK; this is encoded by the coding sequence ATGAGTAAAAAGAATACAAAATACATCTTTGTGACAGGAGGTGTTACTTCATCTTTGGGAAAAGGAATCGTTTCTGCTTCTCTGGGACTATTGCTAAAATCACGCGGTTTTAACGTAACGATCCAAAAACTTGATCCTTATATCAATATCGACCCGGGAACTTTGAATCCTTATGAACACGGAGAGTGTTATGTGACTGAAGATGGTGCGGAGACGGATCTGGATTTAGGTCACTACGAGCGTTACCTTGATGCTCCTACATCCCAAAACAACAACGTTACTACAGGAAAAATCTACCAGACTGTCATTGAAAAAGAAAGAAAAGGAGACTTCCTTGGAAAAACAGTTCAGGTAATTCCTCATATTACTAACGAAATCAAGCGTAGAATTAAGATCCTTTCAAAACAGAACTACGATATCATCATTACCGAGATCGGAGGAACTGTAGGGGACATTGAATCTTTACCGTACATTGAAACTGTCCGTCAGCTGAAATGGGAACTGGGAGAGAACAATTCTATGGTAATTCACCTTACTTTACTGCCTTACCTGGCTTCAAGCGGAGAATTGAAGACAAAACCGTCACAGCACTCTGTACGCCAGTTGATGGAAAGCGGAATCATGGCTGATGTATTGGTTTGCAGAACGGAACATAAAATTCCAAAAGATCAGAGAGCCAAATTGGCCCAGTTCTGTAACGTTCCATTAGAAAACGTTATCGAATGTAAGGATATGGAAACGATCTATGAAGTTCCGATGTATCTTCAGAAGCAGAACTTTGATGATGTAGTTTTAAAAGAACTTGATCTGAAAAGTGATAAAGATGCCGATCTTAAAGACTGGAAAACTTTTGTGAAGAAATTCCAGAATCCAAAGAAAACCGTTGAGATTGCCCTGGTTGGAAAATATGTATCTCTTCAGGATTCCTATATTTCTATTGCTGAAGCCTTCAAGCACGCAGGAGCTGACCTTGAAACTGAGGTAAAAGTAAGATGGGTATACAGTGGAGATATTACAGAAGAAAATATTAAAGAAGTACTGAAAGGAGTGAACGGGATCCTTGTCGCTCCAGGTTTCGGAGACAGAGGAATCGAAGGAAAAGTACTTACTGCAAAATATGCGAGAGAAAATAAAATTCCGATGTTGGGAATTTGTTTAGGAATGCAGATCATGACGATTGAATTTGCCAGAAATGTTTTAGGACATACAAAAGCAAACTCTATGGAATTTGATACCGCAACTCCGGATCCTGTGATCTCATTGATGGAAGAGCAGAAGAATGTTGTAGATAAAGGAGGTACAATGCGTCTTGGAGCATGGAAATGTGCTCTGAAAAACGGTTCCAGACTGAATGATATCTATGGAAGCAAAAATATCTCTGAAAGACACCGTCACCGTTATGAATTCAACAGTGATTATCTTCAGGAATTTGAGAAAAACGGCTTCCTTGCTACAGGTACTAACCCTGAAACAGGATTGGTAGAAGCCCTGGAACTTCCTGATCACCCGTTCTATGTGGGGGTTCAGTACCACCCGGAATATAAGAGTACGGTGGCAACACCGCATCCTTTATTCAGAGCTTTCATCAAGGCTTGCGAAAAGAAATAA